The Euphorbia lathyris chromosome 2, ddEupLath1.1, whole genome shotgun sequence genome includes a window with the following:
- the LOC136219927 gene encoding GTP-binding protein OBGC, chloroplastic isoform X1: MASISIACFSPQALARPVTRNPNPNRKSKSNFKPKKSGNKSAPHSLTVPGGEASTYTRLPLREDFTAPSLDFTVAEVKLSESRLVRVDNGNEVNLLSIEDEEEEVVEDGNLQVDFGRVEVYEINSDVEEGEDDEEDEDYDDEYENEEKEEQVVNGKIKNDYKSNGYYEAEAIDEFNNEETGNLSDSESIDVKEKGVPAIMRCFDRAKIYARAGDGGNGVVAFRREKFVPLGGPSGGDGGRGGNVYIEVEKSMNSLLPFRNKVHYRAGRGSHGQGQMQNGAKGEDVVVKVPPGTVIRESGGEEVLLELLYPGERALLLPGGRGGRGNVAFKCGSNKVPRIAENGEEGAEMWLELELKLVADVGIVGAPNAGKSTLLSVISAAQPAIANYPYTTLLPNLGVVSFDYDTTMVVADLPGLLEGAHRGFGLGHEFLRHTERCSALVHVVDGSSQQPEFEFDAVRLELELFSPEIAEKPFVVAYNKMDLPEAYEHWPSFKEHLQARGIDPFCISALRRDGTNELIRAAYELVREDKELNQEIEGRRDPANLNHIANMVKKQQKAPINDFEIFYENGSNTWQVLGSGLQRFVQMTNWKYADSDRRFQHVLEACGVYKSLKKMGVKEGDTVIVGEMEMVWHDSPQGSGPSNMKKRHDTKKWPQLM; encoded by the exons ATGGCTTCAATATCCATAGCCTGCTTCTCTCCGCAAGCTCTAGCTCGCCCTGTAACTCGAAACCCTAACCCCAACCGGAAAAGTAAATCCAATTTCAAGCCTAAAAAAAGTGGGAACAAGTCTGCACCACACTCTCTCACCGTACCCGGCGGGGAAGCTTCGACTTACACTCGCCTTCCTCTAAGAGAAGATTTCACTGCGCCGTCGCTCGATTTCACTGTAGCGGAAGTCAAGCTTTCCGAGTCAAGATTGGTGAGAGTTGATAATGGAAATGAAGTTAACCTTTTGAGTATCGAAGACGAAGAAGAGGAAGTGGTAGAAGATGGTAATTTGCAGGTTGATTTTGGGAGAGTTGAGGTATACGAGATTAATTCCGATGTTGAGGAGGGCGAAGACGACGAAGAGGACGAAGATTATGATGATGAATATGagaatgaagagaaagaggAACAGGTTGTAAATGggaaaattaaaaatgattATAAAAGCAATGGCTATTATGAAGCAGAGGCCATAGATGAGTTCAACAATGAGGAAACGGGAAATCTATCAGATTCCGAGAGTATAGACGTGAAGGAGAAAGGAGTACCAGCAATAATGCGATGCTTCGACCGCGCCAAAATCTACGCGAGAGCCGGAGATGGTGGAAACGGCGTCGTAGCGTTTCGTCGCGAAAAGTTTGTACCTCTGGGTGGTCCTTCCGGCGGTGACGGAGGTAGAGGGGGAAATGTGTATATAGAAGTTGAAAAATCAATGAATTCGTTGTTACCATTCAGGAACAAAGTTCATTACAGAGCGGGAAGAGGTTCCCATGGTCAGGGGCAGATGCAGAATGGAGCAAAAGGAGAGGATGTAGTAGTGAAGGTGCCACCGGGAACGGTTATTAGAGAGTCCGGGGGAGAGGAGGTGTTGTTAGAGTTGCTGTATCCCGGTGAACGGGCTTTGTTGTTGCCCGGTGGAAGAGGTGGCAGGGGGAATGTTGCTTTTAAGTGTGGGAGCAATAAGGTTCCAAGGATTGCTGAGAATGGTGAAGAAGGTGCAGAGAT GTGGTTGGAGCTTGAGTTAAAGCTGGTTGCAGATGTTGGAATAGTGGGAGCGCCAAATGCAGGGAAAAGCACACTTTTGAGCGTGATAAGTGCTGCACAGCCAGCAATAGCGAATTACCCTTATACTACTTTGCTTCCTAACCTTGGAGTAGTTTCTTTTGATTATGATACTACTATGGTAGTTGCAGACCTTCCTGGTTTACTCGAAGGAGCACATCGAGGTTTTGGTTTGGGCCATGAGTTTCTTCGACACACTGAAAGATGTTCTGCCCTG GTACATGTTGTGGATGGTTCCTCACAGCAGCCAGAATTTGAGTTCGATGCTGTTCGTCTTGAGCTGGAATTGTTCAGTCCAGAAATTGCTGAGAAGCCTTTCGTAGTTGCCTATAACAAGATGGACCTTCCAGAAGCTTATGAACATTGGCCATCATTCAAGGAGCATCTTCAAGCTCGTGGAATTGATCCTTTCTGCATCAGTGCTTTGAGGAGAGATGGCACTAATGAATTGATCCGAGCTGCTTACGAGCTCGTACGAGAAGATAAAGAACTCAATCAAGAGATTGAAG GTCGGAGAGATCCAGCGAACTTAAATCATATTGCTAATATGGTAAAGAAGCAGCAAAAAGCTCCTATCAATGACTTTGAGATCTTTTATGAAAATGGATCCAATACTTGGCAGGTACTTGGTTCTGGTTTGCAACGTTTTGTCCAGATGACGAATTGGAA ATATGCAGATTCTGATAGAAGGTTTCAGCATGTTTTGGAAGCTTGCGGCGTGTACAAGTCTCTCAAGAAGATGGGTGTCAAGGAAGGTGACACAGTAATTGTTGGAGAG ATGGAAATGGTGTGGCATGACTCTCCACAGGGTTCCGGTCCATCAAATATGAAGAAAAGACATGATACCAAGAAATGGCCTCAATTGATGTAA
- the LOC136219927 gene encoding GTP-binding protein OBGC, chloroplastic isoform X2: MASISIACFSPQALARPVTRNPNPNRKSKSNFKPKKSGNKSAPHSLTVPGGEASTYTRLPLREDFTAPSLDFTVAEVKLSESRLVRVDNGNEVNLLSIEDEEEEVVEDGNLQVDFGRVEVYEINSDVEEGEDDEEDEDYDDEYENEEKEEQVVNGKIKNDYKSNGYYEAEAIDEFNNEETGNLSDSESIDVKEKGVPAIMRCFDRAKIYARAGDGGNGVVAFRREKFVPLGGPSGGDGGRGGNVYIEVEKSMNSLLPFRNKVHYRAGRGSHGQGQMQNGAKGEDVVVKVPPGTVIRESGGEEVLLELLYPGERALLLPGGRGGRGNVAFKCGSNKVPRIAENGEEGAEMWLELELKLVADVGIVGAPNAGKSTLLSVISAAQPAIANYPYTTLLPNLGVVSFDYDTTMVVADLPGLLEGAHRGFGLGHEFLRHTERCSALVHVVDGSSQQPEFEFDAVRLELELFSPEIAEKPFVVAYNKMDLPEAYEHWPSFKEHLQARGIDPFCISALRRDGTNELIRAAYELVREDKELNQEIEGRRDPANLNHIANMVLGSGLQRFVQMTNWKYADSDRRFQHVLEACGVYKSLKKMGVKEGDTVIVGEMEMVWHDSPQGSGPSNMKKRHDTKKWPQLM; the protein is encoded by the exons ATGGCTTCAATATCCATAGCCTGCTTCTCTCCGCAAGCTCTAGCTCGCCCTGTAACTCGAAACCCTAACCCCAACCGGAAAAGTAAATCCAATTTCAAGCCTAAAAAAAGTGGGAACAAGTCTGCACCACACTCTCTCACCGTACCCGGCGGGGAAGCTTCGACTTACACTCGCCTTCCTCTAAGAGAAGATTTCACTGCGCCGTCGCTCGATTTCACTGTAGCGGAAGTCAAGCTTTCCGAGTCAAGATTGGTGAGAGTTGATAATGGAAATGAAGTTAACCTTTTGAGTATCGAAGACGAAGAAGAGGAAGTGGTAGAAGATGGTAATTTGCAGGTTGATTTTGGGAGAGTTGAGGTATACGAGATTAATTCCGATGTTGAGGAGGGCGAAGACGACGAAGAGGACGAAGATTATGATGATGAATATGagaatgaagagaaagaggAACAGGTTGTAAATGggaaaattaaaaatgattATAAAAGCAATGGCTATTATGAAGCAGAGGCCATAGATGAGTTCAACAATGAGGAAACGGGAAATCTATCAGATTCCGAGAGTATAGACGTGAAGGAGAAAGGAGTACCAGCAATAATGCGATGCTTCGACCGCGCCAAAATCTACGCGAGAGCCGGAGATGGTGGAAACGGCGTCGTAGCGTTTCGTCGCGAAAAGTTTGTACCTCTGGGTGGTCCTTCCGGCGGTGACGGAGGTAGAGGGGGAAATGTGTATATAGAAGTTGAAAAATCAATGAATTCGTTGTTACCATTCAGGAACAAAGTTCATTACAGAGCGGGAAGAGGTTCCCATGGTCAGGGGCAGATGCAGAATGGAGCAAAAGGAGAGGATGTAGTAGTGAAGGTGCCACCGGGAACGGTTATTAGAGAGTCCGGGGGAGAGGAGGTGTTGTTAGAGTTGCTGTATCCCGGTGAACGGGCTTTGTTGTTGCCCGGTGGAAGAGGTGGCAGGGGGAATGTTGCTTTTAAGTGTGGGAGCAATAAGGTTCCAAGGATTGCTGAGAATGGTGAAGAAGGTGCAGAGAT GTGGTTGGAGCTTGAGTTAAAGCTGGTTGCAGATGTTGGAATAGTGGGAGCGCCAAATGCAGGGAAAAGCACACTTTTGAGCGTGATAAGTGCTGCACAGCCAGCAATAGCGAATTACCCTTATACTACTTTGCTTCCTAACCTTGGAGTAGTTTCTTTTGATTATGATACTACTATGGTAGTTGCAGACCTTCCTGGTTTACTCGAAGGAGCACATCGAGGTTTTGGTTTGGGCCATGAGTTTCTTCGACACACTGAAAGATGTTCTGCCCTG GTACATGTTGTGGATGGTTCCTCACAGCAGCCAGAATTTGAGTTCGATGCTGTTCGTCTTGAGCTGGAATTGTTCAGTCCAGAAATTGCTGAGAAGCCTTTCGTAGTTGCCTATAACAAGATGGACCTTCCAGAAGCTTATGAACATTGGCCATCATTCAAGGAGCATCTTCAAGCTCGTGGAATTGATCCTTTCTGCATCAGTGCTTTGAGGAGAGATGGCACTAATGAATTGATCCGAGCTGCTTACGAGCTCGTACGAGAAGATAAAGAACTCAATCAAGAGATTGAAG GTCGGAGAGATCCAGCGAACTTAAATCATATTGCTAATATG GTACTTGGTTCTGGTTTGCAACGTTTTGTCCAGATGACGAATTGGAA ATATGCAGATTCTGATAGAAGGTTTCAGCATGTTTTGGAAGCTTGCGGCGTGTACAAGTCTCTCAAGAAGATGGGTGTCAAGGAAGGTGACACAGTAATTGTTGGAGAG ATGGAAATGGTGTGGCATGACTCTCCACAGGGTTCCGGTCCATCAAATATGAAGAAAAGACATGATACCAAGAAATGGCCTCAATTGATGTAA